In the genome of Apium graveolens cultivar Ventura unplaced genomic scaffold, ASM990537v1 ctg1122, whole genome shotgun sequence, one region contains:
- the LOC141699711 gene encoding uncharacterized protein LOC141699711, with product MLSVYFLEVVKLFAGMMSRNIHPIMVISWKFYIGIVNDVACDSSVNEQMPFVLRYVDMFGEVLEYFIGVTHVSDTSTISLKLAVENVLTKHGLSISKVRGQGYDGALNMREELNGMKTLILKEIPSAGYVHYFSHQLQLVVVSVAKEIQFMGQFFDYVSMIVNMVGASFKRNDALRQKQQDHIVQNLEKSEKTTGTRMYQEISLARPGETRWGSYYKTIIPILAMWSTVLEVLGDVDNDCSMLLHLDELYPDDFSSSDMMQLNEQLKVYIIELRRKKHFPNLDGIGVLAKKMAELDFHRAFHLVYRLMELALVLPVATTSVDRTFLAMKIIKTDLRNKIDDDFLNDCMVCYIKKEIFLQADNEVILDHFEKIKTRRNLLPEKKIVALFMNIVKFNFY from the exons ATGTTGTCCGTTTACTTCTTAGAAGTGGTTAAGCTTTTCGCGGGAATGATGAGTCGGAACATTCATCCTATAATGGTAATTTCTTGGAAATTCTACATTGGTATAGTGAATG ATGTTGCGTGTGATAGTTCAGTGAATGAACAAATGCCTTTTGTTTTACGATATGTGGATATGTTCGGTGAGGTACTCGAATATTTTATTGGAGTGACACATGTTAGTGACACATCTACAATATCTTTGAAACTTGCCGTTGAGAATGTTTTGACAAAACATGGTCTATCAATTTCAAAAGTTAGAGGACAAGGATATGATGGAGCTTTAAATATGAGAGAAGAGCTTAATGGAATGAAGACACTTATTTTGAAGGAAATTCCCAGCGCAGGGTATGTTCATTATTTTTCTCACCAACTTCAACTAGTTGTGGTATCTGTTGCAAAAGAGATTCAATTCATGGGTCAATTTTTTGACTATGTTTCCATGATTGTTAATATGGTTGGTGCTTCTTTTAAGAGAAATGATGCTCTTAGACAAAAACAACAAGATCACATTGTTCAAAATTTAGAAAAGTCTGAGAAAACAACTGGAACACGAATGTATCAGGAAATAAGTTTGGCTAGACCGGGTGAAACACGTTGGGGATCATATTATAAAACCATAATTCCTATATTGGCTATGTGGTCTACAGTATTGGAAGTTCTTGGAGATGTAGATAATGATTGT TCAATGTTACTTCACCTTGATGAACTATATCCAGACGATTTCTCTTCCTCAGATATGATGCAATTGAACGAGCAACTCAAGGTTTACATAATTGAATTGCGGCGAAAGAAACATTTTCCTAATCTCGATGGTATTGGAGTTCTCGCCAAAAAAATGGCTGAGTTAGATTTTCATCGTGCATTTCATTTGGTGTATCGACTAATGGAGTTGGCTTTGGTTCTACCGGTTGCAACGACTAGTGTTGACAGGACTTTTTTGGCTATGAAAATCATTAAAACCGATTTGCGTAATAAGATTGATGATGATTTTCTTAATGACTGCATGGTCTGCTATATTAAGAAAGAAATATTTCTTCAAGCAGATAATGAAGTTATATTGGATCATTTTGAGAAGATAAAAACCCGTAGAAATTTGTTGCCAGAAAAAAAAATAGTGGCTCTTTTTATGAACATTGTAAAATTTAATTTCTATTAA